AGAGATGCGGGAAAAGGAAAGCCCACGAGCTGGTTAATGGGCTGAGCTTTAAGAGATGCGGGCTGGGACGAGGCCCAGTGGAGCGGAACCTGAGCGCATAAAAAGCAGAGTGGCAATGGAATCACAGGGGAACTGAAGGGAAGCGGAAAGGGAAGCGAGGGAGAGGTGCTGCGCCTGCGCCTCCGTTTTCGGGCATGGCGAGCTAGGCAATCCGAATCGCCTCCACATCGCTCGTCCtctccgcggcgccgccgctccagcCCAGCCCGCCTCCAGCGTCCGCGGCAGAGGCGAGGAGGTCAGCAGTTTGAGGGAAAAGCGCGGCAGTTGTTGCCGGCGTTTCCCTGGCTTGGCCGGTCGCGTTCGTTctgcgcctccgccttcgCTCGCCGGCTCCCGTCAGGGGAGCGGCTACGGTAGATCGATCCGCCTGCTCGCCTTGGCCGAACTTGCGTTGTGCTCGCGCGACGTGGTGAGGGGCAGCTGTGTGGCTAGCTCGTGCGGTGCGGTTCCTTCTCCTGGAAGCTTCTGGATCCGCTTTGGCCTCAGCCTGCGGCAATGTCGGGCTCttcggcggcgggggaggacaTAGTGCAGCACCTCTCGTCGAATTCCAACCCATCATCCGACAAGCTCGCCAAGCTCGAGGCCCGCATGACAGGCAAGGCTGTCTCGatgccgccaccgtcgccgccgcaccATCCGGTGGcttcccccgcctccgccaccacgTTCATGGAccaggaggagctgcccgaatcctcctcttcttcagaTGATGATGTCAGCCCTAAACCtcgtactccctctgttctttCTCCCCCTTTTTATTGCTAAGTACAACATGGTGTTTGTCTATATTGAGATCTCATCTATATTGGATTACCTTGCCTGCACAATAGCTATGTTTCTATGATCGTGCTGGTTGGAATTATTTGGAACTATTCAGTAAACCTGCACATGTTGCTTGCTATTGTAGCTAACTACAGATTAGTTCAGCATTTGCATTCTAAATTTCATCTTTCATCTAGCCCAGACTAATGTTTCCTTCATTTCCTCATCAGAATGGTGAGGAGTTCTTGATACAGAAGAACACACTTAAGCGTCCAAGATCGCCAGATGGTGACCATGGCCCAGCTCTTGGAAATTTTGAGGTGCTCTTCTAATAGGAGTTAACTGGCACGGAGATTCTATTTTGCACTTGCTTATGTAGTTCACTTTTAGTAATCTTTTATCTGGTGCACTCTTTTCTGATTATAAATGCCAGGGATCAGCTAATGCGGCAGCCAAAACATTAGATGTCGTGGATGCACGACTGTCATCGGAGAACCCAAACAGAAAAAGGCAAGGCCGTGGAAGGGGACGTGCTGGAACAGGCCGAGGACGTGGCTCAAAGACGGTTGATCAAACACGTCAGACATCGACTTCCTCAGTATTTGTAGCAAATGGTCAGCAAGACAAATTGACCAACATGGTATGCTGTGCAATTTTATTCTCAAGTCTTGATCTATCTTTCTAGTTATTAACTGCCCATGGGCAATTGTGGCTGGGGTTACCATCTTGCACTTGAATATATATCACGTGGAAATGCCTAGGCTCTTATTGCAGAGCTTTTTTAGAGGCCATTGATCGCTACGAGAGAGAAATATGATCGTAAAAAAAGTGCTAGAGCTTAGTTTGCACTGTTAAGATTATTCGATGTATCATGACTTTATTATGATAAAGAGTACCTTCTTTGTTATGAATAAATTCTAGTCAGTTGAAGAATGCTGAAGTAGAGCTAACTTTTTGGTCGGTTCGGGGATTTCTGGAATCATATTGCACATATAAGTACCCTTAGGAACTTGGATTTTACTAACTGATGCAACTAAGTTTGACAGATGAATTTTAAGTTCAACACATCAAAATTACATGTTAGGTTGTCACTCATCAGGGAATTTGGGATCTTGTAGACCAAAAATAACTGATACAATTGCTGAATTTCTTGGGCAAAGATATTCTTGGACTAATTTGATTGTAATAATCCTACTGTATGGTGATCTATCAAAATATTTTACATTCCCTGATCAAGTGTTACAAGATATGGTAGTTTATCAATGCATTCGAGGGCTTCATTTGTTATTATCTCATACACTACCAATATGAATGAATATGGCCTCATTTCCCTCTATTTGCTCCTACAATCTCCCATCAGGCCATTACTAACAAGTGAAAGCACTTATAATTAACATCTGTACACCCTGCTGTACAATGATTCATCCCCATCTACTAAATTATGAGCAATTTCCAACAGGAATCCCGATCTAGTGTTCTACCTGTGAACGATGGCATGACTGCTTTACATGTACGACTTCTTTCTTTACATCATTTCTATGAGCTGTGCACCATCTTTTGTCTTCTGAATGTGTTTTTGTGTGCTTAGCTTGTACATATACATGAAGATCTTTCTGATGGTTTCATATATGCATCACAGACCTTTCCTTTTGAGAAAAAGTTTTCCTGTTTTAGTTCCATACTTTGAGTCTAGACTCCAGGCATCTCAACTACTTTAAGTGGTCTGCTGTGGTTAAGATATCCTGCTGAAAGCATGAACAGCCTTTGTAAATATTGTACTGGGACATGCCATATCACATAGGAAATCATGGACACCCATGAAATACAGTGTATCTTGCAAATATATCTACTGTCATCtctttttgtttcaaatttacTAGGACATGCCATATCACACAGGGAATTGAGTGTACCCATGAAATGTAGTGTACCATGCAAACATGTCTAGGATCATAtctttttgtttcaaattttataTTCTTAAACACTCCAAAATTCCCAATTCAATAGGAAGAATTATCACTGCTACGTGGTAAAGTTGCATTTTTGGAGGAGGAGCTTAACAAATTGCGTCAGGAAGCAACAGACTATCATCAACTTAGTGATAGGTTAACAAAGGTAAGGATATACTCACTACAAGCTTTCCTTGGGAGTTTCCTAGGTTCTCTGACTTGTTGTCTTTGCACTATTCTACCAGGAATTGAAGGATTTCAAAGATCTTGATCaacaaaagaaatcaaagGTGCCACACTTTTTGTTTAGCCACCCTTCATTCTCATGTATACATTAAACTGTTTTATCCTGAATGTTTGGAACTTACTACTTAACCTTATCATCGTTGTGTAAATGGTGGAAACAACTTCCTTCTTGTATATGCACAGATCTTGAATGTTATATAATCTGGTAAATGTCTGCCATATGAGTATATCATACATTTAGTTCAGAATTCCTGACCATTATGGTACGAGTGGCTCAAGAGACTTGCTCTTTGCAATCTAGCCATGCAAAAATAACCATTATTGCAGTTATGTAGTATAATATGCTTACCTGTCCATTTTCATTGATGCAGCAAATGAAGGTCCTATCTGATCTGCTGATAGCAGTATCAAAAGCAGAAAGGCAAGAAGCACGGATGAGGTTAAAGCAGGAATCTTTCAGACTTGGGAACATTGGTGTTATGAGGTAATGAGGTTCCAACACTCAATGATGAATACTAGAAGTTAGATCCCTTTTGCCCAAGAATAATACTTTCTTGGTATGGGGTTCATTGTTAACTATAGTTTGATAGCGTTATACTGGCATATATACTGTGATATTATCTTCCAGAAACACGATTAATAGCATGACCTATCAGTGCTGTTTAGGTCCAGTATGCCTTGTTGTCTGGAACATTTCTTCAATTAGTGGATGTTGCTTCATCTCTTCTACCTTCGTGTTTTGGATATGGACTTCATATTGCAACTTTTTCGTTGACTATTCTTTGTCTTAACTCAGAGCTGGAACTGTCATATCTGAAACATGGGAGGATGGCCAGGCAATAAAGGACCTTAATTCGCATCTTGTGAGTTTCCGCAGCTCCATGTGTCTATTTAGATACACACTATCAGCTATAGGCTTCCATTGTAAAGGCTGATCATATGATGTTAAGAACTCTGGACCATGGAACTTCGATCTGGGTTGATCTGTCCAAGTTGGTACTCAGCCAGTAGAAGTTTCACTTCAGAAGGCAAACTGTTCCATTTTGCCTTGTTTACATTTTTCGTCACATCTGCCCATTACTAGCCATAAGTCTTATCCCCCAAGCATCTTATAGGATATGTTAATCTTGTATGATTAAGCATCGTGGTCACCGAACATTTTTGCTCCTGCTTTATTGATCTGGGCTGGCCTGGACATCTAGTTCACATTTCATACAACTTTATCTATTTAGGCACATTGCATGACTTGCAGCTCTTGTCTTTTACATGTGTTCCCTCCCTTCTATATAATCTCAATTCTTGATAGTGATGGCAACATACTACCTCTTTGCTGAATTGCTCACATATGTGTTGGCCCTTTCTGCAGAAATCATTACTGGAAACTAAAGAAGCTATTGAAAGGCATCGTAAATCTCTAAAGAAAAGACAACCTGGTGAGagttatttttctttaaaaaacaTTATTATCTTGTGCTGGCTCAAATTCCTTAGAATTGATGGATATATTATCCCACTCCCTTGTTTTCATACAAGAGAAAGCTCTATGCATCCACACAAGCAAGAGATTAACATGCATAGACTTAAGTGTTATTTTTGCTTTCACTTTTTTGGTTACACTCACTAACCACTACTTATATGTTATGATCTGCTATTATAGACAAGAGTGACGGCAGTGATGCTGAAACCAGCATGTCTGAGGAAGATTTCATCTTGCAGGATGAGATATGTAAATCTCGGTTAACAAGTATCAAGCGGGTAAATTCTTTTCCTGGTTAGTGGTCACTGTTACTTGGTCATTGAACACACCCTCCCCATCTTAACCTACTTCCCACAATTGAATTTCAGGAGGAAGAACAGTATTTGAGAGAAAGAGATCGGTATGAATTGGAAAAGGGTAGGCTTATACGTGAGATGAAGCGCCTCAGAGATGAAGATGGATCCCGCTTTAATAACTTCCAAATTCTTCACCATCGATATGCTCTGTTAAATCTTCTTGGAAAGGGAGGGTTTAGTGAGGTTTACAAGGTATGTTCTTTGTTCATCTTAAATTAAAAAGGAGGCACAACTATTATTGCCAATAATGCATCTTTAAATACAAACGTATTTGTGTTCATAAGGTAGAAGAAGCACTGTAATTTACCATTATTAAATTAGATTAGATTTTTCTCTATCAAGAGAACTTGCTTAAGGAGGTAGGAGTTAATACCCACTTTAAGGCCCATTTTTGTTGGGATGGGATCCTGGGCTtaaaaggtactccctctgatccataaaaagtgtcgcccatttttgtagtaagttagtacaatttttgtactaagtgggcgacactttttatggatcggagagagtactacgTACACAATGGGGGAGCAAGTCAGATGGAAAGAAGTATGTAaacctttttttaattacATTGAGATTGGAACAACTGGTTGGTAAAGCCTGTATGGAAACAACGGGAGCAACACATCTGCCATAGAAATGTCCGTTGATTTGTGCCATGTGGAAAAATCAGGTGGCATGCTGGAGTAGCCAGCTTGAGTGGCTGAGAACTGGATTTTGTTTCTAGCTGCTTGTCAGGTCCTAGTCGGCTAGTCGTTTAGGGAGGAATCGTTACAGAGGTTAATTTAAGATGAATCTGATTCTGTTTGGGAAGTCATGCCTTCAGTTAAGTTCGTACAGACAACACATTACGCAATGCTATAAAAGCACCCAGCAGTGAGATCTAAATCTCATCCGTACACTGTTTTACTGCGAGCTGCTCTTTTCTCTACTGGAATCCTACCACACTGCCATCCAAGCTCGCAAGGGTACTGGACCTCACACCCGACTTACCAtgcctatcacctttggtctGTGATCCTTGCCTGTGGCACATGTGCCCCTtttctgttaaaaaaaagcaagcCGTTGTAAAATAATGTGAAGTGTGTACCATCTTATACCAGCTTTGATGATGATCTTTTTTTATGTCAGAACATTGACTAATTTTTTGAGCTTTCTTTTCATGAAGTCACTTCATTGTTTTGTTATAGCATGAGTGTGGCAACACCGGTAGTAATTTGAAACTGTTCCTTTGAGCAGGCTTTCGATTTGGTGGAGTACAAGTATGTGGCCTGTAAGCTTCATGGTCTAAATGCTCAATGGAGTGAAGAGAAAAAGCAAAGCTACATAAGGCATGCGATTCGTGAATATAATATCCATAAGACTCTGGTGCATACAAACATTGTCAGGCTATGGGACATATTCGAGATCGATCATAACACATTCTGCACCGTCCTAGAATATTGCAGTGGTATAATGATTTTCTTAACTATCTTCAAGATTTTGACAATCTAAATTTGGTGTCTTTGATTGCTGCATTTTCTCATGTCTGCTTAAGTTTCATAATACAGAAAATGCTAGTTAGATAAATTTTTTGTCAGGCATGTATGATACATTTTATGTACGACACTCTTTCTTCAGTGAACCTATTCTAGTTTTTCATCATAGCCTTGGCGAAAGAAAATGTTCATAGTCAGAAACTAAAAGAGACATCTAAACCATGCTTCCATAGATTTGAAAATGAGAACCCCCATTATGAGCAGTTATGGAACACATAGTGAACTACCATATTTGATCACTAGGATGAGATGCATACAGAAAGCTGTGATGGTTTGAGCTaaattattactccctccgacccatattacttgtctcaaatttgtcttaatatggatgtatctatgtttaaaatgcgtctagatacatgtaatattttgacaaataattccggccggagggagtagcaatttTACTGATATCTGTACAATCTTTCCAGTTTCCACTTAACATATCTTGGTACTCCTCCGACCCGTATTACTTGTCCCAgagtgacaagtaattccggccggagggagtaataaatttACTGCTGAATATACAACTCTCAGATCAGGAGGCTGCAAGATCTAATAATGTTATATTTATTTCTAATGTTTTACCCAGGGAAGGATCTTGATGCAGTCCTTAAAGCAACACCAATTCTCCCAGAAAAGGAAGCAAGAATTATAATTGTTCAAGTATTCCAGGGCCTTGTTTATCTTAACAAAAAGGCTCAAAAGATCATCCACTACGACCTCAAACCAGGCAATGTTCTCTTTGATGATGTTGGTGTTACAAAAGTTACAGATTTTGGCCTCAGCAAGATAGTGGAGGATGATGTTGGGTCCCAAGGAATGGAACTCACTTCCCAGGGAGCTGGAACCTATTGGTGAGTATCTGGGTGCATTCATTTCATCAGTTAAATTTTGTACTAGTCTGGAATTTATTAAACGGCATGTTCTTATGGAATCTTTAAGTTGCTAGCATTGAATTGCTATACATCTATACCTGCTGCATTAGTGCATGCTCTCTCTAGTAAACTAGCACCTTAATTCAGTTTATGATTGTAGAACCTTTGAAAAGAAGTAAGGAACTTTTGTTTGTCGCATGGAGCACAATGTTGTCACCACCTAGTGTAAACAGTTTGGATTATACATTTTATTCTTATTTATGTTAGTGCTTCTGCTGTATCAGTATTCCCTCGGAACGACAGATATTTCTGTGTAAAATTATTCGTTCTTTTTCCAGGTATCTGCCGCCAGAATGCTTTGATCTCAGCAAAACACCATTTATTTCATCTAAGGTAATATCATGTTTACCTTTTCATGTAAACAGCTGGCCTGTCCTATCATGCTAAACTTGTGTAATCTGTAAAAGATATTCCCCAGACAGAATTTGGTGGTCTTCTATATTTGTTGTGAATATGTCCTTAGCTGCAAACAAAAGCATGTTTAGCTGCCAAATATTTCAGAACATCCTTCCTGATACAAACTCTTGCTCTTTGGATTCGACAGTCTCTTGAATGAACCTTCTTCAGTTAGTACTTATCATAATGTTTTCTGGGGATATTTCTCTCAAGAGAGACTCAGATACCTGATTTTAACAGGACAAACCAGATAAATTCAAACACCCTGAGATTTGATCCCACCCTGTCCAGGCCCAGCACATTCGGGTTCAGTGGACCATAACACTAGATTCTCCATTGTGCAAATCCTGGGGAAGCTGTTAGGCGAGTCATGCTGTTGGGAGGATGGGAAATCAGGTTGGTGTTGGTGTGGGGTGGAGGGGTTTATGGGTATGGCATTGCTGGCAGGCTGGCAGCAGTAGGGTCATCAGTCATGATGAGGGTACTGGTTTTTTATCTGCCGACGATCGGTGATGGAGAGGTAGGCAGGGTCGCTGCGGAGGGTGGGGTCAAGAAATAGGGCGCCGGGAAGGTGCCATCAGCAACAGTAGCAGAGTTGGGCACAGGTGGTCTGGCGGTAGGTAGGAACTGGGAAGTGGAAGGTCGCAGTTTCAAGAGAtatagggggggggggggggttcaaTTGGATATGTAATTCTATTCTATGTACAAAATCATGATTCTTAACCCCCGTTTTTAGCTTTCGGACCTCAGTTACGAGTCATGAGCTTCGAAACTTTCAGTTTAAATAACTCAGTCATGGCAGCTTCATTCTGATTGGTccttaaactttttttttttttgcaggtggATGTTTGGTCAGCTGGTGTAATGTTTTATCAGATGCTCTATGGGAAGCGTCCTTTTGGCCATGACCAGACCCAAGAGAGAATACTTCGGGAAGATACAATTATCAATGCGCGGAGGGTGGAATTCCCTTCAAAGCCAGCTGTATCAAACGAGGCAAAGGTAGTGATTCCCTTGCTAGATTATGCGTGCTATACAGGTGATAGGAGAACACTCTAGTTTTGATGACTACCATGAATTGTCTAAAAATTGATGTTATATCCCTGACATTTTAAGTCTTAGTTTTGATGACTACCATGAATTGTCTAAATATTGATGTTTATATCCCTGACATTTGAAGTCTTGTGGCTATGTTGACTATAGCATTTGATCTTGCTTTAACAATTACCACAGATGAAAACTTTCAGCTGCATTAATATGAAGCATTACTGTTCCTATCTGTTGTCGGCCAGTCCCAAAATTTTACTTTTAACATATGCAGGAACTGATCCGCCGTTGCTTGACATACAATCAATCAGAGAGACCAGACGTTCTTTCCATAGCTCAAGATCCTTATCTCTCGTATGCAAAGAGGTAGACACTACACATGGCTATAAGACGAAGATTTTGGAGGTTGGGAAGGCAGGAAGCCAGCCACTATCGCAGAAAGGATTCTGGAGGGGGATAAAGATCCCACGAACTCAAGAATATCACAAATGGTGTAACTGTATATATTGTAAATTTTGGTTGGTCTCATAGCTGCAGGGACCTGAAGCATGATTGCATGAATGGTCTGCATCTTTTCAGTCTAGAGGAAGTAGGGGTTGGTTTGGAGGGCCCTGGGCCACGTC
This is a stretch of genomic DNA from Brachypodium distachyon strain Bd21 chromosome 1, Brachypodium_distachyon_v3.0, whole genome shotgun sequence. It encodes these proteins:
- the LOC100843209 gene encoding serine/threonine-protein kinase TOUSLED isoform X1, with translation MSGSSAAGEDIVQHLSSNSNPSSDKLAKLEARMTGKAVSMPPPSPPHHPVASPASATTFMDQEELPESSSSSDDDNGEEFLIQKNTLKRPRSPDGDHGPALGNFEGSANAAAKTLDVVDARLSSENPNRKRQGRGRGRAGTGRGRGSKTVDQTRQTSTSSVFVANGQQDKLTNMESRSSVLPVNDGMTALHEELSLLRGKVAFLEEELNKLRQEATDYHQLSDRLTKELKDFKDLDQQKKSKQMKVLSDLLIAVSKAERQEARMRLKQESFRLGNIGVMRAGTVISETWEDGQAIKDLNSHLKSLLETKEAIERHRKSLKKRQPDKSDGSDAETSMSEEDFILQDEICKSRLTSIKREEEQYLRERDRYELEKGRLIREMKRLRDEDGSRFNNFQILHHRYALLNLLGKGGFSEVYKAFDLVEYKYVACKLHGLNAQWSEEKKQSYIRHAIREYNIHKTLVHTNIVRLWDIFEIDHNTFCTVLEYCSGKDLDAVLKATPILPEKEARIIIVQVFQGLVYLNKKAQKIIHYDLKPGNVLFDDVGVTKVTDFGLSKIVEDDVGSQGMELTSQGAGTYWYLPPECFDLSKTPFISSKVDVWSAGVMFYQMLYGKRPFGHDQTQERILREDTIINARRVEFPSKPAVSNEAKELIRRCLTYNQSERPDVLSIAQDPYLSYAKR
- the LOC100843209 gene encoding serine/threonine-protein kinase TOUSLED isoform X2 — translated: MSGSSAAGEDIVQHLSSNSNPSSDKLAKLEARMTGKAVSMPPPSPPHHPVASPASATTFMDQEELPESSSSSDDDNGEEFLIQKNTLKRPRSPDGDHGPALGNFEGSANAAAKTLDVVDARLSSENPNRKRQGRGRGRAGTGRGRGSKTVDQTRQTSTSSVFVANGQQDKLTNMEELSLLRGKVAFLEEELNKLRQEATDYHQLSDRLTKELKDFKDLDQQKKSKQMKVLSDLLIAVSKAERQEARMRLKQESFRLGNIGVMRAGTVISETWEDGQAIKDLNSHLKSLLETKEAIERHRKSLKKRQPDKSDGSDAETSMSEEDFILQDEICKSRLTSIKREEEQYLRERDRYELEKGRLIREMKRLRDEDGSRFNNFQILHHRYALLNLLGKGGFSEVYKAFDLVEYKYVACKLHGLNAQWSEEKKQSYIRHAIREYNIHKTLVHTNIVRLWDIFEIDHNTFCTVLEYCSGKDLDAVLKATPILPEKEARIIIVQVFQGLVYLNKKAQKIIHYDLKPGNVLFDDVGVTKVTDFGLSKIVEDDVGSQGMELTSQGAGTYWYLPPECFDLSKTPFISSKVDVWSAGVMFYQMLYGKRPFGHDQTQERILREDTIINARRVEFPSKPAVSNEAKELIRRCLTYNQSERPDVLSIAQDPYLSYAKR
- the LOC100843209 gene encoding serine/threonine-protein kinase TOUSLED isoform X3, with translation MMMSALNLNGEEFLIQKNTLKRPRSPDGDHGPALGNFEGSANAAAKTLDVVDARLSSENPNRKRQGRGRGRAGTGRGRGSKTVDQTRQTSTSSVFVANGQQDKLTNMESRSSVLPVNDGMTALHEELSLLRGKVAFLEEELNKLRQEATDYHQLSDRLTKELKDFKDLDQQKKSKQMKVLSDLLIAVSKAERQEARMRLKQESFRLGNIGVMRAGTVISETWEDGQAIKDLNSHLKSLLETKEAIERHRKSLKKRQPDKSDGSDAETSMSEEDFILQDEICKSRLTSIKREEEQYLRERDRYELEKGRLIREMKRLRDEDGSRFNNFQILHHRYALLNLLGKGGFSEVYKAFDLVEYKYVACKLHGLNAQWSEEKKQSYIRHAIREYNIHKTLVHTNIVRLWDIFEIDHNTFCTVLEYCSGKDLDAVLKATPILPEKEARIIIVQVFQGLVYLNKKAQKIIHYDLKPGNVLFDDVGVTKVTDFGLSKIVEDDVGSQGMELTSQGAGTYWYLPPECFDLSKTPFISSKVDVWSAGVMFYQMLYGKRPFGHDQTQERILREDTIINARRVEFPSKPAVSNEAKELIRRCLTYNQSERPDVLSIAQDPYLSYAKR